A genomic segment from Bacillota bacterium encodes:
- a CDS encoding DUF1287 domain-containing protein, which translates to MERVPTPFKPREDVGRSARTHRGRRARKGLPAAWLIVAGLVLAAATFVFLTDVGWSSIGRLTGLASPIDRLNPFEPRVEVEKVAIPHDQDGDGLLDLDDMVAGAREYVQSKPQYRDAYYAGGYPPEDEGVCTDVIWKALKAAGYDFKAILDADIKAHPGDYPRVGGRPDPNIDFRRVQNLAVFFSKRATSLTREVIPGDRENLKQWQGGDIVIFGRSLDHIGIVSDRRRKDGVPLLVHNAGPWGTEDDSLITWPTGIRYHFRFPRADADQG; encoded by the coding sequence ATGGAGAGAGTGCCGACGCCGTTCAAACCGAGGGAAGATGTCGGCCGATCGGCCAGGACCCATCGGGGTCGGCGTGCCCGTAAGGGCTTGCCGGCGGCCTGGCTGATCGTCGCCGGGTTGGTCTTGGCCGCGGCGACCTTCGTCTTCCTGACCGACGTCGGTTGGTCGTCGATCGGCCGGTTGACCGGCCTGGCCTCGCCCATCGACCGACTGAACCCCTTCGAGCCACGGGTCGAGGTGGAGAAGGTCGCCATCCCCCACGACCAGGACGGGGACGGGCTCCTGGATCTTGACGACATGGTCGCCGGGGCCCGGGAATACGTCCAGTCCAAGCCGCAGTATCGGGACGCCTATTATGCGGGCGGCTACCCGCCCGAGGATGAGGGCGTCTGCACCGACGTGATCTGGAAGGCTCTCAAGGCGGCGGGTTACGATTTCAAGGCCATCCTTGACGCGGACATCAAGGCTCACCCCGGCGACTACCCCCGGGTGGGTGGCCGGCCCGACCCCAACATCGACTTCCGGCGCGTCCAGAACCTGGCCGTGTTCTTCAGCAAGCGGGCGACCAGTCTGACGCGGGAGGTCATCCCGGGGGACAGGGAAAACCTGAAGCAATGGCAGGGAGGGGATATCGTCATCTTCGGGCGGTCTTTGGACCACATCGGAATCGTTTCCGACCGGCGTCGAAAGGATGGGGTCCCGCTTCTCGTCCACAACGCCGGGCCCTGGGGGACTGAGGACGATTCCCTGATCACCTGGCCGACGGGAATCAGGTACCACTTCCGGTTTCCCCGAGCGGATGCGGATCAGGGATAG